AAAGGCATTGAATGCAGTTGAAAATGAACCTGTTATCATGCTACACTTAGCCAATTTATATGTAAAGTTGAACAGAAAAAAAGAAGCAATGGATATGGTAAATAAAATTTTAAAGATTAAACCGGACGACAAAGATGCAAGAGAATTTCTCCAAAGTATCCAAAAATAATCTTCCAAATATTCTTTCCTTATCAAGAATATTTTTGACTATACCAATAGTTATTTGTATTTATACGGGTACTGATTTTTCCAATATTATTGCTATATTGCTTATTCTTGTTGCCGCTGCTACCGATGTTTTAGATGGTTTAATTGCCAGACGGATGAAATTGGTCACTGATGTTGGGAAATTTCTTGATCCCCTATCCGATAAGATTCTCATATGTTCTATATTCATAACAATGATAGAAACCATTCATATTCCCTTTTGGGCGGTTATTCTTATTATAGTTAGGGAGCTTTCTGTAACCAGTTTAAGGAGTATGGCTGTCCAGAAAGTGGTGTTGGAAGCAAAGTGGGCGGGCAAATGGAAGACTGCTTTGCAGCTTATCTGTATATTGTTACTTTTGTCTAAATTTAAGATATATGGATTATGTCTATTTTATCTTGTTGTGATTTTGACTTTATTTTCTGGCGCAATGTATTTTATATCCTATTTTAAGAAGTATGATAAAAATCCTTAGGATGATAAAGGTAGAGCATACTGTCTTTGCCTTCCCCTTTGCCTTTGTGGGTGCGTTGATGGCAATTCATGCTATACCCCCTTTAAGAATTATTTTTTTTATCGTTGTTGCGATGATCAGTGCTCGTTCGGCGGCGATGACTTTGAATAGGATTATAGATCGAAGATTTGATGCGTTAAATATACGCACGAAAAATAGAGAGATACCAGCAGGCAAGGTGAAAGTAAGAAATGCGTGGATATTTACCATTGCTTCACTTATCGTATTTGAGTTTTCTGCATTTTGTTTAAACAATTTGTGCTTTATGCTTTCTCCCATTGCCCTTTTTTTTATTCTCACTTATTCTTATAGCAAGAGATTCACGCCTTTATGTCATCTGTATTTGGGAGCCACGGATGCGATTGCTCCTTTGGGTGGCTATATAGCGGCAAAAGGAGCTTTTGGGTTAGATGCAATTTTTCTTTCTTTAGGTGTGATGTTCTGGATAGCAGGATTTGATATTCTGTATAGTCTTCAAGATGTGGAATTTGATAAAAAGGCAGGTCTTTATTCCTTGCCCGTGTCTTTGGGCGAAGATAAAGCTTTGATTATTGCTCGTCTGTTTCACCTTTTTACTGTTGTTCTGTTTTTCCTTGCCTTTTATTATTGCGGATTGCATATCTTTTCTTATATAGCTGTTGTTATATCTGCTTTCCTCCTAATCTATGAACACCTGCTTGCCCGTCCTCGTGAGTTGGATAAGATCAATATTGCTTTCTTTAATATCAATGGTTATATTAGTATTATCCTGTTTGTGTTTGTTTTTATGGATATTTTAATATTATGAGTGAGACCTTTTTCATCTGCCAGGCTATATTTGATGTAATGGTCGTATTGTATTTAGTAGCAGATAAGTTTATACAAAAGAGACAGAAGGTAACATTCTTGACTTTGATGGATATGGCAAAGAACCTAATGGAAAAAGAACGCATTTTGGCCGAGAAATTAAAATCTGAGATGGAAAATTATAAAAAAGATAGACAGAAACTGTTAGAAGATATTAAACAGAAAAACGAAATGTTTTTACATTTGTTTTCTATCTGGGAAAAATTGAAGGATA
This region of Deltaproteobacteria bacterium genomic DNA includes:
- the pgsA gene encoding CDP-diacylglycerol--glycerol-3-phosphate 3-phosphatidyltransferase gives rise to the protein MQENFSKVSKNNLPNILSLSRIFLTIPIVICIYTGTDFSNIIAILLILVAAATDVLDGLIARRMKLVTDVGKFLDPLSDKILICSIFITMIETIHIPFWAVILIIVRELSVTSLRSMAVQKVVLEAKWAGKWKTALQLICILLLLSKFKIYGLCLFYLVVILTLFSGAMYFISYFKKYDKNP
- a CDS encoding 4-hydroxybenzoate octaprenyltransferase, encoding MIKILRMIKVEHTVFAFPFAFVGALMAIHAIPPLRIIFFIVVAMISARSAAMTLNRIIDRRFDALNIRTKNREIPAGKVKVRNAWIFTIASLIVFEFSAFCLNNLCFMLSPIALFFILTYSYSKRFTPLCHLYLGATDAIAPLGGYIAAKGAFGLDAIFLSLGVMFWIAGFDILYSLQDVEFDKKAGLYSLPVSLGEDKALIIARLFHLFTVVLFFLAFYYCGLHIFSYIAVVISAFLLIYEHLLARPRELDKINIAFFNINGYISIILFVFVFMDILIL